The Streptomyces sp. NBC_01353 genome contains a region encoding:
- a CDS encoding MarR family transcriptional regulator translates to MTATDPALTALSQGWCSLSLLHGRIESHIERALETNHGLSMREYSLLDVLSRQHSGPGGHLQMKQVADAVVLSQSATTRLVTRLEDRGLLTRYLCATDRRGIYTDVTEAGMALLEEARPTNDRALREALDEAAKDPELTPLVRVVEGMWVPA, encoded by the coding sequence ATGACCGCGACCGACCCCGCTCTCACCGCCCTCTCCCAGGGCTGGTGCTCCCTCTCGTTGCTGCACGGCAGGATCGAATCCCACATCGAGCGCGCGCTGGAAACCAACCACGGCCTGAGCATGCGCGAGTACTCGCTGCTGGACGTCCTCAGCCGCCAGCACAGCGGGCCGGGCGGGCATCTCCAGATGAAGCAGGTCGCGGACGCCGTCGTACTCAGCCAGAGTGCCACCACGCGTCTGGTGACCCGCCTGGAGGACCGCGGCCTGCTCACGCGCTACCTCTGCGCCACCGACCGACGCGGCATCTACACCGATGTCACCGAAGCCGGCATGGCTCTGCTCGAAGAGGCACGACCCACCAATGACCGTGCGCTGCGCGAGGCGCTCGACGAGGCCGCGAAGGACCCGGAGCTGACTCCCCTGGTCCGCGTCGTCGAAGGCATGTGGGTCCCGGCCTAG
- a CDS encoding GNAT family N-acetyltransferase, which yields MSDLEIRPATADDLPDIVAMLADDPLGAQRESPDDLTPYTAAFERLAQDPNQHLVVAARGPKVVGTLQLTIIPGLSRRGSTRSIIEGVRIHAEERGGGLGTRLIEWAVEESRRQNCQLVQLTSDATRTDAHRFYERLGFEASHLGFKLTL from the coding sequence ATGAGCGATCTTGAGATACGGCCCGCCACCGCCGACGATCTCCCGGACATCGTCGCCATGCTCGCCGATGACCCGCTGGGCGCCCAGCGTGAGTCCCCCGACGACCTCACCCCGTACACCGCGGCCTTCGAGCGACTGGCACAGGACCCGAACCAGCATCTGGTCGTGGCCGCGCGCGGTCCCAAGGTCGTCGGCACCCTTCAGCTCACGATCATTCCCGGGCTCTCCCGTCGCGGGTCCACGCGGTCGATCATCGAAGGCGTCCGCATCCACGCGGAGGAGCGGGGCGGCGGCCTGGGCACCCGGCTCATCGAGTGGGCCGTCGAGGAGTCCCGGCGCCAGAACTGCCAGTTGGTGCAGCTGACCTCCGACGCCACTCGCACGGACGCCCACCGCTTCTATGAGCGCCTGGGGTTCGAGGCCTCGCACCTGGGCTTCAAGCTGACCCTCTGA
- a CDS encoding serine hydrolase domain-containing protein, with product MTSPFDVLLPSTERALLHRVAVAQSEGRSPSLVGAVARDGAMVWSGSRSCVDGHAPDADTQYRIGSLTKVFTAVLVMRLRDEGLLDLNDPLDKHLSGTGVGDVTIAQLLGHSAGLAAETPAPWWERTPGTVRPELADVLGDDPRVHPVGRRHHYSNPGYTLLGSLVEAARGVSWEEALRGEILEPLGLTRTSAQPVAPHAGGWAVHPWADVMLPEPSEDLGVMAPAGQLWSTAEDLCRFAGFLAQGDDRVLSAASVEEMRTPAAPPGAGEWEGGYGFGIQLLRKDGRTLIGHTGSLPGFVACLWVSVEDGVAAVALANATSGPPTSVVAADLVRIVADAEPRFPEPWRPLPAAEVDQELLELTGPWYWGTYAYGLRLGSDRSVVLEPLRGPGRRATFRALPEGGWIGLNGYYAGEKLRVVRRADGSVSHLDLASFVFTREPYEQGGAVPGGVDEAGWRGL from the coding sequence ATGACCTCACCCTTCGACGTTCTGCTTCCCAGCACCGAACGAGCCCTGCTGCACCGTGTTGCCGTCGCCCAGTCCGAGGGGAGGTCGCCCTCCCTCGTCGGGGCGGTGGCCCGCGACGGCGCGATGGTGTGGAGCGGCTCGCGCAGCTGTGTCGACGGCCATGCCCCGGATGCCGATACGCAGTACCGGATCGGCTCCCTCACCAAGGTGTTCACCGCGGTCCTGGTGATGCGGCTCCGGGACGAGGGACTCCTAGATCTGAACGACCCGCTGGACAAGCACCTTTCGGGTACGGGCGTGGGTGATGTGACCATCGCCCAGCTCCTCGGGCACAGCGCCGGCCTCGCGGCCGAGACACCTGCGCCGTGGTGGGAGCGGACCCCCGGGACCGTCCGGCCGGAGCTGGCCGATGTCCTGGGCGACGATCCCCGGGTCCACCCGGTGGGACGCCGCCATCACTACTCCAACCCCGGCTACACACTGCTCGGTTCGCTGGTCGAGGCGGCCCGTGGAGTGTCCTGGGAGGAGGCGCTGCGCGGCGAGATCCTGGAGCCTCTGGGGCTGACGCGTACGAGCGCGCAGCCGGTGGCTCCCCATGCCGGTGGCTGGGCCGTGCACCCCTGGGCCGATGTGATGCTGCCCGAACCGTCCGAGGACCTGGGGGTGATGGCGCCGGCCGGACAGCTCTGGTCGACGGCCGAGGACCTCTGCCGCTTCGCCGGCTTTCTCGCCCAGGGCGACGACCGGGTGCTCAGCGCGGCTTCCGTCGAGGAGATGCGTACGCCGGCGGCGCCGCCGGGAGCCGGTGAATGGGAGGGCGGCTACGGCTTCGGCATCCAACTGCTGCGCAAGGACGGGCGGACGCTCATCGGGCACACCGGCTCGCTGCCCGGTTTCGTCGCGTGTCTCTGGGTCAGTGTGGAGGACGGGGTGGCGGCGGTCGCTCTCGCCAACGCCACCTCTGGGCCGCCGACTTCGGTGGTGGCCGCCGATCTCGTACGGATCGTGGCAGATGCCGAGCCCAGGTTCCCCGAGCCGTGGCGGCCCTTGCCCGCGGCCGAGGTCGACCAGGAGCTGCTGGAGCTGACGGGCCCCTGGTACTGGGGAACGTACGCGTACGGGCTCCGCCTGGGCTCCGACCGGAGTGTGGTCCTCGAACCGCTGCGTGGGCCCGGACGCCGGGCGACCTTCCGGGCGCTGCCCGAGGGTGGGTGGATCGGGCTGAACGGCTACTACGCGGGGGAGAAGCTGCGTGTGGTGCGGCGGGCGGACGGCTCGGTGAGCCACCTTGATCTGGCGTCCTTCGTCTTCACCCGGGAGCCCTACGAGCAGGGTGGCGCGGTGCCCGGCGGGGTCGATGAGGCGGGCTGGCGCGGCCTCTGA
- the dnaB gene encoding replicative DNA helicase has protein sequence MSIPEPLDDPWADSGPSDRLPVARPRGEGRARGRGREDQHDRGSDSGPWDGGLSGFERVPPQDLDAEQSVLGGMLLSKDAIADVVEIIKGHDFYKPAHETVYAAILDLYAKGEPADPITVGAELTKRGEITRVGGASYLHTLVQSVPTAANASYYAEIVHERAVLRRLVEAGTKITQMGYAADGDVDEIVNSAQAEIYAVTEQRTTEDYLPLGDIMEGALDEIEAIGSRSGEMTGVPTGFTDLDQLTNGLHPGQMIIIAARPAMGKSTLALDFARACSIKHNLPSVIFSLEMGRNEIAMRLLSAEARVALHHMRSGTMTDEDWTRLARRMPDVSQAPLYIDDSPNLSMMEIRAKCRRLKQRAGLKLVVIDYLQLMQSGGSKRQESRQQEVSDMSRNLKLLAKELELPVIALSQLNRGPEQRTDKKPMVSDLRESGSIEQDADMVILLHREDAYEKESPRAGEADIIVGKHRNGPTATITVAFQGHYSRFVDMAQT, from the coding sequence ATGAGCATTCCTGAGCCCCTGGACGACCCCTGGGCCGACAGCGGACCGAGTGACCGGCTGCCTGTCGCACGACCCCGCGGCGAGGGCCGTGCGCGCGGACGGGGCCGGGAGGACCAGCACGACCGCGGCAGCGACAGCGGCCCGTGGGACGGCGGTCTCTCGGGCTTCGAGCGGGTGCCCCCGCAGGACCTCGACGCCGAGCAGTCCGTGCTCGGCGGCATGTTGCTCTCCAAGGACGCCATCGCGGACGTCGTGGAGATCATCAAGGGTCACGACTTCTACAAGCCGGCCCACGAGACGGTCTACGCAGCCATCCTCGACCTGTACGCCAAGGGCGAGCCCGCCGACCCGATCACGGTCGGCGCCGAGCTCACCAAGCGCGGCGAGATCACTCGCGTCGGCGGTGCCTCGTATCTGCACACCCTCGTCCAGTCGGTGCCGACCGCGGCCAACGCCTCGTACTACGCGGAGATCGTCCACGAGCGCGCCGTGCTGCGACGGCTCGTGGAGGCCGGCACCAAGATCACGCAGATGGGATACGCGGCCGACGGTGACGTCGACGAGATCGTGAACTCGGCCCAGGCCGAGATCTACGCGGTCACCGAGCAGCGCACCACCGAGGACTATCTGCCGCTCGGCGACATCATGGAGGGTGCGCTCGACGAGATCGAGGCGATCGGCTCGCGCAGCGGCGAGATGACCGGTGTGCCGACCGGCTTCACCGACCTCGACCAGCTCACCAACGGACTGCACCCGGGCCAGATGATCATCATCGCGGCCCGTCCCGCCATGGGTAAGTCGACTCTCGCCCTGGACTTCGCCCGGGCCTGCTCCATCAAGCACAACCTGCCGAGCGTCATCTTCTCCCTCGAAATGGGCCGCAACGAGATCGCGATGCGCCTTCTCTCTGCGGAGGCCCGGGTCGCGCTGCACCACATGCGCTCCGGCACCATGACGGACGAGGACTGGACCCGGCTGGCCCGCCGGATGCCGGACGTCTCGCAGGCTCCGCTCTACATCGACGACTCCCCGAACCTTTCGATGATGGAGATCCGCGCCAAGTGCCGTCGGCTCAAGCAGCGTGCCGGCCTCAAGCTCGTGGTCATCGACTACCTCCAGCTGATGCAGTCGGGTGGCTCCAAGCGGCAGGAGAGCCGTCAGCAGGAAGTCTCCGACATGTCGCGAAACCTGAAGCTCCTGGCCAAGGAGCTGGAGCTGCCGGTGATCGCGCTCTCGCAGCTGAACCGTGGCCCCGAGCAGCGCACCGACAAGAAGCCGATGGTCTCCGACCTGCGTGAATCCGGCTCCATCGAGCAGGACGCGGACATGGTGATCCTGCTGCACCGTGAGGACGCGTACGAGAAGGAGTCGCCGCGCGCGGGCGAGGCGGACATCATCGTGGGCAAGCACCGTAACGGCCCCACGGCGACGATCACGGTCGCCTTCCAGGGTCACTACTCCCGCTTTGTCGACATGGCCCAGACCTGA
- a CDS encoding MATE family efflux transporter: MTQAPPTPKAARRQHDREIISLAVPAFGALVAEPLFLMVDSAIVGHLGTPQLAGLAIAAALLATAVSVFVFLAYATTAAVARRVGAGDLKAAIRQGMDGIWLALLLGGAVVVLTLPTAPWLIDLFGASDTAAPYAITYLRISSLGIPAMLVVLAATGVLRGLQDTRTPLYVAIGGFAANALLNVGLVYGAGMGIAGSAWGTVIAQFGMAVAYLVVVVRGARRHGASLRPDAAGIRASAQAGVPLLVRTLSLRAVLMIATVVAARMGDAEVAAHQIILSLWSLMAFALDAIAIAGQAIIGRYLGADDAEGARQVCRRMVQWGVVSGIVLGALIVVARPLFIPLFTSDTTVQDTLLPALLVVAVSQPISGVVFVLDGVLMGAGDGPYLAWAMLLTLAVFAPVALLVPALGGGLTALWWAMTLMMTVRMLTLWLRSRSGRWIVTGATR; the protein is encoded by the coding sequence ATGACCCAGGCTCCCCCGACCCCCAAGGCCGCCCGCCGGCAGCACGACCGAGAGATCATCTCGCTCGCCGTCCCGGCCTTCGGCGCGCTCGTCGCCGAGCCGCTCTTCCTCATGGTCGACAGCGCCATTGTCGGCCATCTCGGCACGCCGCAACTCGCCGGTCTGGCCATCGCGGCAGCCCTGCTCGCCACCGCCGTGAGCGTCTTCGTCTTCCTCGCCTACGCCACCACGGCCGCCGTCGCCCGCCGCGTAGGAGCCGGCGACCTCAAGGCTGCCATCCGCCAGGGCATGGACGGCATCTGGCTCGCGCTCCTCCTGGGTGGAGCCGTCGTCGTACTCACGCTGCCGACCGCCCCCTGGCTTATCGACCTTTTCGGCGCCTCCGACACCGCCGCCCCGTACGCCATCACGTATCTGCGGATCTCCAGCCTCGGCATCCCCGCCATGCTCGTCGTCCTGGCTGCCACGGGCGTCCTGCGCGGCCTCCAGGACACCCGTACACCGCTGTACGTGGCCATCGGCGGCTTCGCGGCCAACGCACTCCTCAACGTGGGCCTCGTGTACGGCGCCGGCATGGGCATCGCCGGCTCCGCATGGGGCACGGTGATCGCCCAGTTCGGCATGGCCGTCGCCTATCTCGTCGTGGTCGTCCGAGGCGCCAGACGCCATGGCGCCTCCCTGCGTCCGGACGCGGCCGGTATACGCGCCAGCGCACAGGCGGGCGTCCCGCTCCTCGTCCGCACGCTCTCCCTGCGAGCGGTCCTGATGATCGCCACGGTCGTCGCGGCCCGGATGGGCGACGCCGAGGTCGCCGCCCACCAGATCATCCTGTCCCTCTGGAGCCTGATGGCCTTCGCCCTCGACGCGATCGCCATCGCGGGACAGGCCATCATCGGCCGGTACCTCGGCGCCGACGATGCCGAGGGCGCCCGACAGGTCTGCCGGCGCATGGTCCAGTGGGGTGTGGTCTCCGGCATCGTGCTGGGCGCACTGATCGTCGTCGCCCGCCCGCTCTTCATCCCGCTCTTCACCAGCGACACCACGGTCCAGGACACCCTGCTCCCCGCCCTGCTGGTCGTCGCCGTGTCCCAGCCGATCTCCGGAGTGGTCTTCGTCCTTGACGGCGTGCTGATGGGCGCGGGCGACGGCCCCTATCTGGCGTGGGCCATGCTGCTCACCCTGGCCGTCTTCGCCCCGGTCGCGCTCCTGGTCCCCGCCCTCGGCGGTGGGCTGACGGCCCTGTGGTGGGCAATGACGCTCATGATGACCGTCCGGATGCTGACGCTCTGGCTGCGCTCCCGCTCCGGGCGGTGGATCGTCACAGGAGCCACCCGCTGA